In a single window of the Bacteroidales bacterium genome:
- the proS gene encoding proline--tRNA ligase — protein sequence MAKDFPTREENYAQWYNDLVIKADLAENSAVRGCMVIKPHGYAIWEKIQAQLDKMFKATGHQNAYFPLFIPKSFFSKEAAHVEGFAKECAVVTHYRLKNSEDGKSVVVDEDARLDEELIIRPTSETIIWDTYRNWIQSYRDLPLLINQWANVVRWEMRTRLFLRTTEFLWQEGHTAHETEEEAVEETLKMMNVYTEFAEKWMALPVHKGLKSANEKFAGAVDTYCIEALMQDGKALQAGTSHFLGQNFARAFDVKFLNKENKLEYVWATSWGVSTRLMGALIMAHSDDHGLVLPPKLAPIQVAIVPIYKNSDQLAAISEKANAIKKALQDKGISVKYDDRTIYKPGWKFSEYEFKGVPVRLAIGPRDLENGTVEVARRDTLEKETYQITDIENKILHLLDNIQDNLYRKALVFREENTFKVDTWDDFKEQVEKGGFVLAHWDGTTETELKIKEETKATIRTIPLDNKKEAGTCIFSGQPSEQRVIFAKAY from the coding sequence ATGGCAAAAGATTTTCCGACGCGGGAAGAAAACTACGCACAATGGTACAACGATCTTGTGATTAAAGCAGATCTGGCCGAAAACTCAGCCGTTCGCGGCTGCATGGTCATCAAGCCCCATGGCTACGCTATCTGGGAGAAAATACAGGCTCAGCTCGACAAGATGTTTAAAGCTACCGGCCATCAAAACGCCTATTTCCCACTATTTATTCCAAAATCATTTTTTAGCAAAGAAGCCGCTCACGTCGAAGGCTTTGCAAAAGAGTGTGCAGTAGTAACGCATTACCGCCTCAAAAATTCAGAAGACGGAAAAAGCGTAGTTGTTGATGAAGATGCACGCCTTGATGAGGAACTCATCATCCGTCCAACCAGCGAAACCATCATCTGGGACACTTACCGCAACTGGATACAGTCGTACCGCGACCTGCCGTTGCTCATCAACCAATGGGCCAACGTGGTTCGGTGGGAAATGCGCACCCGTCTGTTTTTACGTACCACCGAATTTCTTTGGCAGGAAGGGCACACCGCGCACGAGACCGAGGAAGAAGCTGTCGAAGAAACTTTAAAGATGATGAATGTGTATACCGAATTTGCCGAAAAATGGATGGCGCTGCCGGTGCACAAAGGATTGAAGTCGGCCAACGAAAAATTTGCCGGAGCTGTGGACACCTACTGTATCGAAGCGTTGATGCAGGATGGAAAAGCCTTGCAGGCAGGCACATCCCATTTCCTAGGACAAAATTTTGCCCGCGCTTTTGATGTCAAGTTTCTCAATAAAGAAAATAAATTGGAATATGTGTGGGCCACCTCATGGGGTGTTTCCACGCGGCTGATGGGCGCTTTAATTATGGCCCATTCCGACGATCATGGCCTGGTGCTGCCACCAAAACTGGCGCCCATCCAGGTGGCCATTGTTCCTATTTATAAAAATAGCGACCAACTGGCGGCAATTTCCGAAAAGGCCAATGCGATAAAAAAAGCACTCCAAGACAAAGGCATTTCTGTAAAGTACGACGACCGCACCATCTATAAGCCAGGGTGGAAATTTTCGGAGTACGAATTTAAAGGTGTACCGGTGCGTCTGGCCATTGGCCCGCGCGACCTGGAGAACGGAACCGTAGAGGTAGCCCGCCGCGATACACTCGAAAAAGAGACGTACCAGATCACCGATATTGAAAATAAAATCCTGCATCTGCTCGACAATATCCAGGACAACCTCTATCGCAAGGCGCTTGTTTTCCGCGAAGAGAATACTTTTAAAGTAGATACCTGGGATGATTTTAAAGAACAGGTAGAAAAAGGCGGCTTTGTGCTGGCACACTGGGATGGCACCACCGAAACGGAATTAAAAATAAAAGAAGAAACCAAGGCGACCATCCGCACCATCCCGCTCGACAACAAAAAAGAGGCGGGCACGTGCATCTTTAGCGGACAGCCCAGCGAGCAACGCGTTATTTTCGCGAAAGCGTATTAA